In Gulosibacter molinativorax, a single window of DNA contains:
- a CDS encoding lipoprotein LpqH has product MPSIPRVLRKGFALAAILPIAMVGLAGCASGGDSLTERTREPKATSPEVENSPEADGGGLPFPFPDGNEDGSANPTETSAPSPSSSPSATTENNSGTGNSGGSSDGTSVVKYDDVDLSSVNWSTICSTTSGAKYIIASDDDVAAGETGPTLMVSSDESDKPDYLFISPGGSDSSKSLYWSDTSTAGSVSMSFNGDEFTATGEAFTFNDYNYENPISFEVKLTCDITY; this is encoded by the coding sequence ATGCCTAGCATTCCTCGTGTCCTTCGCAAGGGATTTGCCCTTGCCGCGATTCTCCCGATCGCGATGGTTGGCCTGGCGGGCTGCGCCAGCGGTGGCGACAGCTTGACCGAGCGGACCCGCGAGCCGAAGGCGACGAGTCCCGAGGTGGAAAACTCGCCGGAGGCGGATGGCGGCGGGTTGCCGTTCCCGTTCCCCGATGGCAACGAGGACGGTTCCGCGAACCCGACCGAGACCTCGGCCCCGAGCCCGAGCTCGAGCCCGAGTGCCACGACGGAGAACAACTCGGGTACCGGCAACTCCGGTGGCAGCTCGGATGGCACGAGCGTCGTGAAGTATGACGATGTCGATCTTTCGAGCGTGAACTGGTCGACGATTTGCTCGACGACCTCTGGGGCGAAGTACATCATCGCGTCCGACGACGATGTTGCGGCAGGCGAGACTGGGCCGACCCTCATGGTTTCCTCGGACGAGTCGGATAAGCCCGACTATCTCTTCATCAGCCCCGGCGGCTCCGATTCCTCGAAGTCGCTGTACTGGTCGGACACCTCCACCGCGGGTTCGGTCAGCATGAGCTTCAACGGCGACGAATTCACCGCGACGGGCGAGGCGTTCACGTTCAACGATTACAACTACGAGAACCCCATCTCGTTCGAGGTGAAACTCACCTGCGACATCACCTACTAG
- a CDS encoding MBL fold metallo-hydrolase: MASYTSEAHTTLQFLGAAETVTGSKYLLRVAERRILVDFGMFQGRKELRDRNWERFPFDPAEISDVLLTHAHMDHVGLLPRLVREGFRGPVLCTEGTARLAEIVLRDGAKIQEQDAEDANKHGYSKHHPALPLYTTEDVENTLPLLVSVPYDEDIDLDDGIVARFTRAAHILGSASITVWTEQASVTFSGDIGSKEHPVLRSREAPPGAPFALIESTYGDRDHPEEDGRPHEEFADIIRRTIERGGSVLVPAFAVDRTEVVLKTLSDFRRADRIPHVPVYIDSPMANAALQTYLSMPEELRSDMHPEDFLEFPGLRPIRSVDESKALTQASRREPSIIIAASGMATGGRVVHHLEAMLPDAKNSVVLTGYQAIGTRGRQLAEGADKLKMRGRYIHVNAEIYQDHGFSVHGDRGDLLEWIGELDPRPEVVFCVHGEVQAANALAKRIEEHYPGIDAIVPTQGEVIVLDSGTVPVARPETARPVERHVPAPAVTATARHPETSEPIGSYELLSGESPDQLSQHVTDALAKGFAPFGAPSVGTVDGSAVYLQAVVRRH; encoded by the coding sequence ATGGCGAGCTATACATCCGAGGCCCACACGACACTGCAGTTCCTGGGCGCGGCCGAAACGGTAACCGGTTCTAAGTACCTCCTGCGAGTTGCCGAGCGGCGCATCCTCGTCGATTTCGGCATGTTCCAAGGGCGTAAGGAGCTCCGCGATCGCAATTGGGAGCGTTTCCCGTTCGACCCCGCCGAGATTTCGGATGTGCTGCTCACCCACGCGCACATGGATCACGTCGGTCTTCTCCCGCGGCTCGTGCGCGAGGGGTTCCGGGGGCCAGTGCTCTGCACCGAGGGCACGGCACGCCTCGCGGAGATCGTGCTTCGCGACGGCGCGAAGATTCAGGAGCAAGATGCCGAGGATGCGAACAAGCACGGCTACTCGAAGCACCACCCCGCGCTGCCGCTCTACACGACCGAGGACGTCGAGAACACGCTGCCCTTGCTCGTCTCCGTCCCCTATGACGAGGACATCGACCTCGATGACGGCATCGTCGCGCGATTCACGCGAGCCGCACACATTCTTGGCTCCGCCTCGATCACTGTCTGGACGGAACAGGCGTCCGTCACGTTTTCCGGCGACATCGGTTCGAAGGAGCACCCGGTCCTGCGCAGCAGGGAGGCGCCTCCGGGCGCGCCGTTCGCGCTGATCGAGTCGACCTATGGCGACCGCGATCACCCGGAGGAGGATGGCCGCCCGCACGAGGAGTTCGCCGACATCATTCGCCGCACGATCGAACGCGGCGGGAGCGTCCTCGTCCCCGCTTTCGCGGTGGACCGTACCGAGGTCGTGCTGAAGACGCTGAGCGATTTCCGCCGCGCCGACCGCATCCCGCACGTACCGGTGTACATCGACTCCCCCATGGCAAACGCCGCGCTGCAGACCTATCTGTCTATGCCCGAGGAGCTCCGCTCCGACATGCATCCCGAGGACTTTCTCGAGTTCCCGGGGCTACGCCCGATCCGCTCCGTCGACGAGTCGAAGGCACTGACCCAGGCGAGTCGTCGCGAGCCGTCAATCATCATCGCGGCATCCGGGATGGCCACCGGCGGCCGCGTCGTTCACCACCTCGAGGCGATGTTGCCGGATGCGAAGAACTCGGTCGTGCTCACCGGGTACCAGGCCATCGGGACCCGCGGACGACAGCTCGCGGAGGGCGCCGACAAGCTCAAGATGCGCGGGCGATACATCCACGTCAACGCCGAGATTTACCAGGACCACGGCTTTTCGGTCCACGGCGACCGCGGCGATCTCCTCGAATGGATCGGTGAACTGGACCCGAGGCCCGAGGTCGTATTCTGTGTGCACGGCGAGGTCCAGGCCGCGAACGCCCTCGCGAAGCGTATCGAAGAGCACTATCCCGGCATCGACGCGATCGTCCCGACCCAGGGCGAAGTGATCGTGCTCGACTCGGGTACCGTGCCAGTCGCGAGGCCCGAGACCGCGCGGCCGGTCGAGCGTCACGTGCCTGCGCCTGCAGTCACCGCAACGGCGCGACACCCGGAAACCAGCGAGCCCATCGGCAGCTACGAACTGTTGTCGGGCGAGTCTCCCGACCAGTTGTCACAGCACGTCACGGATGCGCTGGCCAAGGGCTTCGCCCCGTTCGGCGCACCAAGCGTGGGCACTGTGGACGGTTCAGCCGTGTATCTGCAGGCGGTCGTGCGGCGCCACTAG